AAGTGGGTTTATTCTGTACCCCAATATATGATCTCCCAGGTTCACACTCTTGGCTTGAGAAAAGGACTGAGCAAATAAAGTTGATTACACAGTTTTCACATCCTTTCAGGTACTTTTGCCTCTAGCAGCCAAACTCTCAGCAGAAGTTCTTTGGCCTACCTCTTTCTGTAGGGTAATTACAAGTGCAGTGACTCAAGTTCACATCTAATTATACCCAGACCATATATTCCACATAAAACGTGGATGTCACCTATCCATTTAACTTCTGATATCTGCATTCGCataatttatttccacatttacCCTTTACCAGCCCTTGATATAGATCCCAGCACCACCTCAAGCTCCCCAAAAGAATCCCTTCACACGAACACATCCATGAGCAATACGGACTTTCCTGAAGATGCTGTTGTGTAAGAGGTGGAGAAGTGGGTTCACATCCTATCAATTTGTTCTCAGAAGTCCCTTGGCCAAACTGCCACTgaaattctttctctttgtcctcCCTCTCAGGGCTCACCTCAAGCCTTTTTTCTTGTCAGATATCCAGTTTGTGCTTCCCCACCaactcaccccctccctcccagctcaaGAAAAGGTCGTTCAGTTAATTCACTCCTTGGGACATTCATTATATAAGGCAATTTAGTGACCAACTTGTGTTGTACCAGAGCATATTCATATGGGGGCTAGGTCTCACATTTTATTTCAAGAAGAATCAACAAGGAATTCTAGTGAAATTTTCACCTCATTCCCTGCTCTTGTCCACCTCACCCAGTTACCTCGGGAAGATTGCTCTCCTTGTTTGCCTCTTTCACTCTCAATTTACTCGGGAGTCAAAATCTGTAGTTTTGACAGGTGACCATAATTTTGTCTAAGTCAAATTCtatcaaggaagagaaaaaacatgaattttcttaattttagacccattaaaaaaaaaaaacaagtctcacAATCTCAAAGACCTGCCCAAATACCCAGAAATATCCTTCAGAATTTTTGCAgctatgtctgtgtgtgtttttatccTCCTCTGATAAAGGAGTTTTATTGGTATACTAACTTTGGATAAGTATTTCTTTACAATTTTACTAATTTGATAACTTTCTAATGTTTATTACTCCAAAGTACATTGTTTCATTATGGTCTTAATATGGTGTTGTCTACTATCCTGTTAAGTCCCCATCCTGTAAGTTTCACCCTTACCAACCTGTTGTGCTCTGTGAGTGGCTGGCTCTGTATAAGCCCCACTCTGTCCTTGATCTGTTCTGCTTTGTGAGAGCCTGTATCTTTCATAACAGGACACATGTTACCTATTTGTATGTGTGCATAGTTTTTCATGATTCACAACTTCATGTAAGATACCCTGATCATTTGGATgggccagtttttaaaataacttgttaCTGAGATTTCTGAGCTGgtgtttattattgttattggcTAAGATACTTTAAAACATGTTTCCTAAGTGGCTCCTGGTCTAAGGCAGGCTCCTAAGGTTGTGGAGTCAGAGATCTTTGAAACTCAAGGAAGCTCTGCCTAGAAAAATGTGCGGGCGGTTTCAGGGAATTCATGGACCATCTGAAACCCGTCCTTGGACCCCGTAGTCCTTCACAAGTTACTAAAAAGCACACTtgcaccttaaaaaaaattaccaagtaACCCCCAATAACCTTTACCTCACCACATCCTCTCAACTTTTGGGATAAAGCTGTGTGAAAACGACCTGCCCGGGTGAGCCCCTGAAAAGGGACAGGAGCTGGGGCCTCAGTAAAatccagtggggaggggagaggacaatTCTAGTAGTAACGCAGGTGGGTGCACATTCATCAGCCACTTGTGGAGCACCTGCGACGCAGTAGTACTTGTTCTGGGCCCGGGGCTAAACTGAGAGGCTGGTGGGGACTCGAGCAATCTAGTAGCGGTCAGCGCCGCAGAACAGAAGAAGGCTTGGGCCATCCCAACAAGCAGACGATCGTCCACGCCCGCCTCTCCCCGAGCTGTCAGAGCTGGGAAGAGTGcgcagaagggaaggagggaaagagctTGAGAGCCCGGGAGCCCTCCATAAGCCCCAGCACCCGAGTtcactcccttcccaccccctggCCATCCCTCCCCATGTCCTCTCCCAGCATGGGGCTTTGCATGGGGCCTGGGCTGCAACTCCACTGTTTCCGGCAGTACCCCGGCGAGAacgatgacttttttttttttttttttccttaacttgATTGTAACACGCTTTGCAGGCAGTGTTTTCACCTGGTGTACTCAACTTTGCCAGTACCCTCCAAATCTCCAAGGAGTCACCAAATGCGCTCGGCCTCCACTCAGCCTCCTGCAAGAAGAGGTAGGAGCCCCacccagagagacagagagaccgaCCTCTGTCTCCGTGGTTGCTCTAGGAAGCCGGGACCCCCACTTTTGTGCGGGGCCTCTGCTGGCCCTGGGTCGGGACTGGAGGCGGCCTCCTGCGCGCCAATTAGTTGAGATCCCGCTGTGCCTTTTACTGGTGACCAATGAGGTAAGGATGTTAaggcccagccccgcccccccaacccGGGTGGGCTGGCTGTGGCGCACCAGCTGAATCCTACTTCCGAATTTTGGGTGTGACGACCCAGGACCTGGCCTTTGTCTCAGCACCAAGTGATTTGTAGTTTGTGAAAATGTTTCACACCCCAGGGTGGGATTCAATAGCCAACAGCAGATACTTAGGGGATCCTTGCTCGGCCTACGTTATTTCAGACTTCCAGCTAGGTCTATTAAGATACTCTTctaataactaatttttaaaatttaatttagttgCAGTGTGAAAGGATAATAAACTCGATAAGGAATGCAGGGTTGgctttagaaagaaggaagaaggcacTGTCCTCTGAGGCCGCTGGAGGGATTAAGAAGATAGATGTGAAGGCGATAAGGGCTGAGGCCAGCAGGGTTGGTCACCTGAGGCCTTTTGCTAAGACGGGTGGTTATGTGTTGGAGGGGCAGAGGTCTGGGCAGATCACCCAGAAAATTCATCAAGAACAGAGCAAAATGCTTCTATGCCTTTGATCTACTGGTTATGTCCGGCATGGCtgtgggtggggacagtgagcgCCTTTAGTTAGAGTAGGACTGTAATCCACATTCTACTCCACTGACTTccaagtgggggagggggaatccaagagtgcagtgaatgtggtaAAGAGCTGGGCGGTCTTCATGCTCTTGGGCGGAGAAGTCTTTGGGTGGAGTTCAGAGATTCTTTGCGTCAGAGCATTCACACTGCTGAGCAACCCTACTGTTGTAATGAAGTCCACCCTAAGATGGAATTTCCACCTTGGAGTTCACAGAAAATTCACATGGAGAGGCCATTTGAATATCAGTGTGGACAACTTCAGCATCAGAGCACCCACAGTGCACATTGATCTGGGATTTACTGACTGTAGGACACCTTCATTCTGACCCGAaacttttctctgatttttcctcttctttcctgggGTCATTAGACAGGAAATGCCCTTTGTGTCAGCTAAGTTTGTCCtgctccttgaggacagagcTGACCCCAAGGAAGAATGGGCCACATTTAGCCCAGGGTTGCCACTcaacaattaataaatgaatgaattcaacaAATAAGAGGTTGTAAATGATGACTTGGGTATCACAAATTTAATTCACTGAAGGTATAGCAGCATGATGTCTTTGCTGTTCTTTACTTTGCTATGCAAATCCTTTATCCCCCAAAATGATGGTGATGGCATTAAAGCCCTATATCAACCATCTAATCTAAGTAGTATCCCTTTATGTGACATGGGCACAGGTAAAATGTTAAAAGGGTGAACCAAAACTTTTCTTTAGCTGAGGGAATTGATCCACTATTCCATTTACTCAAATATGAGATATCCACAggttgcattcattcattcattcattcactcattcattttttaactcTCCAGGCAACAAAAGGGAAACTTCACTGAGGCCCCAGGCCCACGGGGTTTGGACAGGAAGTCAGCTGCACTGCTGAGGAGGCAGTGCAGGGGCTTTATCTGATCTTCTTTTGGGGTACAGGTGGTTGGTGTAACACCTGTGGCAGATTGCCCTGTCACTCAGCACTTCCCCTGGAGCTGTAGCCATTGTCCAGTCTGGGTGGGAGCCAGGCTGCAGTGAAAGCTGGCAGCCAGGCCCTCTCActcctgcagcctccctggtTAACGTGTGGAATGGCCACCCAGTAGAGTCCTCCCCTCTTTTAGACCAGCCCAGAGAGGGGGGTCACACTTCTGCCCACATGAGCTATCATCTGTCCTAGTGTCTGAAGCTTGGCTCCTTCTACCTGGAGTCACTGGACCTGAAAGACCAGAAAGATCCAGTCCCTTTCCAGTGGAGCTCTGTCTAGTGGAGTGACAAATATATCAATGTCTGTGCTATGGTGGCTGTGGCATCTGGGAGCACGGTGGAAGCACTTAACCCTGACTGGGTGTACATCAGGGAAGATGACCAGAGTAAATGAGGCCAACACAAAGGAGCTGGGAGACAACACAGCAGTGCCAAAGgaaatgggctttggagtcaggcaggcctggatttgaatttccatttatttactagTTTTGACTCTCTGGGCAAATTGTTTTGCCTTCCTGACCTTAGTTTCCTGTTTAGAAAACAGTAGTATTCACCAATTAAGACGGAGGCAAAGAATGTAGGAGAAAATGGGTGTTAAGTCCTTATCACAGTACCCAACACCTAGGAAATACTAAAAAAGAACGGAGGTAggtaaggagggagggagcattcctggcagagggaacagcttgtGGAAAGGCCATAGGGTAAGGGGGCAGTGCCTAGGTTCTTGGGGAGCTACAGATAATTCAGAAGTAACTGTTGGATTTAGAAAGCTAAGCAACTTTGCAGAAAGCCCTCCCCAGCTGTCTCCCACTGCACTCTCATGCCTTTCCTTTTTGGCACTTACTACGGTTGTAATTTTACTTATGATCCTAATTAACCTTGCCTCTGCTCCACCAGACAGAGACTGTTGTCTATTTCTGCTCCCCCCTCTTTGTACCCCCACCCTTTACCTGACACACAttagaagctcaataaatatttacgaAGTGAGTGGATGAACGGGGCCGGATCAGAACACATGCGTCACTGTAAGGACTGGGCTTCAGGCTCAGGTTATTGGGAAAGCTCTAAAGAAGTTTGGGGGTGGGTGGCTCTATCAGATTTGTTCTAAAGAAAGGATACTCAGGCTGCTCTGTAGAAAAGTGGAAGCAGGAGGCATGTTAGGAGGCTGTGGTAATAACGTAAGTAAGAGATGATGATGGCTGCCTCACTCTAAGGGcatgaaaaattgagaaaaatgggCCAAATTGGAAGATTATTGGGTAACACTCCCTTCCTCTACTGTACTCATATGCTCTTTCCCCAAGGTGGTAGTAACAGTCTTGCTtcctatgaaatatttatatggagGAATGTCTCTTAGTCCACATTCCAATCACACCTGTCCCTCAAAAAGACTTGGAGTTTAGGTCTTTAGCTATTTAAGGTCCCTTTCAATATCCTGCTTATCCTTATAAACATCACTGTCACTGTGTAAGGTAAAGGACATGGAGATGGGTTTATAAGAATAAATTCCTAATTCCCTTtgtttacataaagaaaaaaaaaagaatgctaaaaTGTCCAAGTTAGCTAAAGGTTTTGATTAGTTAGAATCTGGgaccattaaaaaatgttaagtatctttaatttttaatacaggTGTATCACTGGTAATAGCCACTTTGAAATCCTTTTGCttcctaaatatatttaaagatattctgatgtaaaaagaatattaatttgTGTGAGATTATTAAAGAGCTTTAACATTTGAGACAGTGATGGGGGTAGGCATGCTCTGTACCACCATCCACAAGCAGCCACCTTTCGGGATGGTGTGGGATGGTATGGGTGGGCTTCTCCACTTCCAGACTTCCCACTAATGTTCAGGGTGCTCCTCTGGGGGTGCTACAGCCCCCCAGTGCCTTGAACTTTAATTTGTCATATTCTTTATACCAGTCACAAGACAGCATAACGTGTCTTGTGTCTTATGTTGATATATAATGTGTATCTTACATGTTATGCTTTGATTGTAAATACTTTATCTTGCTTTAAAATGATTAGAGCTCCAGATGGTTTTCTGTGTGTCAACAGCAAATTTCAGTTTCTCATTTAAAACTCAcaattgtgtgtgtggggggagattgggggaaatggtacagtGAATCAGAAgtgtaattggtaggtacaaaatagacggggaggttaagaacagtgtaggaaatggagaagccaaagaacttataaggaCGACCTAtggatggacatgaactaagagagggGGACAATGCCCatgggagggggctgcagggcgaaggagaataaaggggagaaaaagatgggacaactgtaatagcataatcaataaaatgttttaaaaacacaactcACAATAACTCCATAAGGTGGATTACTTTATCACTGCTTTAttactaaggaaaataaaaatcagaggtGTTAAATAGTTTGCTCCAGTCCTGAAACCAACACATCatactgggattcaaacccatgtCTGTGCTCCCTCCACACCAGATTGCCTCCCAATTAAATTAAAGGCTTCTATCAGTTCCCCTGGGACACACGCCACTGCCCACACGACACTGAAATCCTTGATTAAGTGGCCCCAGGTGACTGGTGGTCTAAATATCCATGGGCAGGGTTCCTCAAGGATGGCACTGGTGACACTTAAGGCCAGGTAATTTTTTGTTTGGGAGGGGGATAGGGCTGTGTTCTTTAAGATGTTAGCAACATCCCTGGACTTTAGATAGTCAATATTTTCTTCAAGTTGTGCCAACCAAACTGTCTCTGGAGATTGCCAAATGTCCCCGGAAGGCAAAACCATCCCATTGTGAACCACTGATCCCTTCTATGCATCTCTTAAGCTACTCCCACTGGGGAAAGACATGAGGTCAAAATTCTCCTTGCCTTACATGGTCCCTCTCGTAGCTTTCTTATTTGATGACTCATGGAAATTCAGATGCAATCTGCCAGTAGTTCAGAGTATAAGAATATTTGAGGACTGAGTTTGCACAGAGGCAGAGCCTAATTACCAAATTAGTTGGCAGCTTAAACGATGACCTCTCTTCAGAGTTCTATTTAGACTCCCCAATTCTTAAATAAGTTGTGCCCAATTACAAAGTCCTGGTTCAAGACAAAACCACTCTCCCTATAATCGAATGACCTTTCAAATCAGATGCTTTCTTTGAATTCCCACCAGCCCGTGTCACCTAAATGCTTGGTCCCAGCACTCAGTCTTATCCTAGTCCCAAAACCTACTGTTCTCCTGTCCCTTGGTCTTTCATTTCCTGATACTACTTGTAGTTACTCCTGTTTCTCTGGGGAAACTCCTCATGTGGCTCTTGTATCCTTCTGGCCTTTAGCTATCTtgtcatttctattattttttagttcCCTCTCAATTAGTGGTTCATTCCAATTGGCATTTTTGCATATGcataagcatatttttataagggtggaaaaaagagaatatgTGTAAAACACCTAAGGGGAAGAATTCATCCCAGAGAAAGATTTAATCACACTAAAGTACTTAAGATTTTTACTGGTCACTAGACTAGGTAGTCAAGATTTAAAGGGCTCCTTTCATGAAGAATTTAGTTTTGGGGTTGTTGCCAAAGTGATTTATAATGATTTAGTAACAATAGAAGTTGTCTAAACACTCTCAAGTAATTATATGCTGGGGACCATACTCCAATGTAGTTCCAAGGCAGAAAAAGGCTATTTTATGTCCAAGAACTTTTCCACCTGACTATACTTACATGTTTTCCATCCACTAGGACTCTtgtaatgttttcctttcttcagatggttttcaataataaaaatcctCTATAGTGCAATAAGATGTGGTCTCCACCAGGCTTTTCCTACATTCATTAGGTTGTGCAACCTGTTAGAATAAGTACTGTGTGAAGACCCTCTCACATTTCCCAAGTTCCTTTCCAGGATGAAATTTCTGATGTTTAAGAAAGGCTGTGCGCCCACTGAAGGCCCTCCCACAGCTGCTGCATTCAGAgagtttctctccagtgtgaattctctggtgACTAATAAGGTGTGAGTTCtgactgaaggctttcccacattcaagGCATGCAtagggtttttctccagtgtgaacacGATGGTGTTTAATAAGATCTGAGCTTCCcctaaaagatttcccacatttaGTGCATACATAAGGTTTTTCACCACTATGAATTCTATGATGTCTCATAAGGTCTGAGCTCTGACTGAAGgtttttccacattctttacATTCATATGGTTTCTCTCTGGTGTGAGTGACTTGATGTGTGGTGAGGTCTGAGCTGCTCTGGAAAGTTCTACCACACTGATTACCCAGACAAGCTTTCTCTTTCTGGTGAAGTCTCTGCTCTTCTTTAAACAACTTATCCTTGCCGAATGTTTTCTCACCTTCTTCaagtttctctccagtgtgaagtcTTCGATGTTTGAGAAAAGCTGTGCGCCAGATGAAACAttttccacattccttacattgATAGGGTTTCTCCCCACTGTGGATCCTCTGGTGTTGAATGAGGAGTGAATGCTGCcggaaggctttcccacattctttgCACTGATacggtttctctccagtatgaatttttTGATGTGTAATGAGGTGAGACCTCTggctaaaggctttcccacattcactacactcatacggtttctctccagtatgaattatCCAGTGCCGAATTAGATCTGAACTTCCCCGGAAAGTTTTACCACACTCATTACATTCATATGGTTTTTCTTCCCTATGTATTCTCTGTTGTTTGATAAGGTCCAACTCAGAAGTGCAGGCTTTTCCACATTCAAGTTCCTTTCCTGTATGCAGTCTCTGATGTTTAAGAAAAGCTGTGCGCCCACtgaaggatttcccacattcatgACATCCGTGGGTTTTCTCTCCACTGTGGAGTCTCTGGTGTTCAGTAAGGCGTGAACGCTGCCGGAAGGCCTTTTCACATTCATTACACTtgaagggtttctctccagtatgaattcgcTGATGTGTGACAAGGTGTGAACTTTGGCTGAAGGCTTGTCCACATTCAtaacattcatagggtttctctcctgtgtgaattcTGTGATGTGTTATAAGATCTGAGCTTTGAttgaaggccttcccacattcgTTACATATATATGGCTTCCCTCCGCTATGAATTCTCTGGTGTAGGACAAGGTTTGAGCTTCCCttgaaggccttcccacactcTTTACATTCATAGGGATTCTCACCACTGTGAATTCTCTTATGTCTAACTAGATTAGAGCTCTGACTGAAGTTTTTCCCACATTCATGACATATATAAGGCTTCTTTCCTGTGTGAATTCTTTGATGTATAATAAGGTTTGAACTTTGATTAAAGtctttcccacattcattacataCATATGGTTTCTTTACTGAATGAATTCTCTGATGTATAATCAGGCTTGAGCCCCGATTAAAAGTttttccacattccttacattcatagaTTTTCTTGATATTATCAATTTTCTGATGTTCAGTTACTTCTGACTTCTGTTTGAAGCTCTGGCCACAGATGTCATACCTGTGGGATCTTTCTCTGGCAGAAAgtatttttcctccttcattGAATCTGTGGCCCCCCTCTCCTGCAATGGATTTCTTGGGGATGAGGTCCACTTCCCTGATGGCTCTCTCTTGGGAAGGAGGCTGCTTCACTGCATCCTCCGAGGGGCTTACCCAATGTCGCAATGACCTGTCCTCGGGATCACTGGTTTTGACTAACCCACATTCCTGGGAGATTTGTCTTTGGAGTATTTCCGGTACAGCCCTCGCTAaatctttttcttcagaaattttCATCTTTGCCTTCCAGTTCTTCATCTTATTCCTGGTCTCAGAATCTGAAATGATAAGTAGTAGGACATTCTATAATTCCTAAAGTACAAAAATCACCTCTCCCTATGCTGGGAAGTTTAAGAAGGAGGAACAAAGAAACTAGAGGTGGACTCTTCCCCACTGGGGCTGAGATTCAGACCTTTTTAGAGAGATTGTGGCACCACAGGAACACATACCTACTGGCAGAGAAGGCATGTGTCAGGTGCAGGCTGGAACTGGTGTGTGGAAGTGGTCTGTGGGGTGGTGGGAAGATTCACAGGAGGAGGCGGGTGGTCTGGAGCTGGCCCCAGGGAGTGGCCTTTTTGATGGGGTTGAAACTTGGCGGATCCTGTGTGTAATAAAAAAAAGCACACCAGCACCAGGAAGACCCTTGTTTTTCAGTGGCCTTCCATTGTCCCTCCAGCACCCTCTATTGACAAAAATCTAAATCTTGTGCCAGCTGGCAAAGGAGGAATGGTTGAAATTCAGTAACAGAAGCAAAGCAAGGCAAAGAAGGGTAGATTTGGAGTTGAGAGACAATAAATTAATAACTGGCACCCTACCCTTTCCTCCCAATATACCATAACAGTTAAACAATTCTGAAACTATGCctcagaataaaaatgtttacctGTCACTTCAATAGGAATCAATTCTCCCTTTCTCAGacctggcatttttctttctggtattctGGTAGAATTGCCTCCTCTTTATGGCAACTTCGTATCCTCCTGTGACTGGAGGCAGATGAGCTTACTATTTTTAAGTGTCTATATCCTCAAATCCCTGACATTTCCCACACAAAAACACATTTCTGAGCTCCTTGAGTGAGCCACTTCACCGTGGCCCTAGTGCTATAAACTCTCCAGTCATTAATCTTTTTGCAATGAACAACAGGCAACACAACATAATGAATAAGAACACAGACTCCTAATGAACTATAGGGCcaactgcctgggtttgaatcctggttccatCACTTACTGactgtgtgatctcaggcaagtcACTGAAACCCTTtgtccctcagtttcctcgttctaaaatggagataataatagcatTTACCTCACAGTTgttataagaataaatatatgtaaaacatttagaacagtgcttggcatatagaaAGCACTATGTTAGTGGCATctgctgttattattactattaatgttGACCCTTTAAGCCCAAGAACTACCAGTGAATAAAATGTCCCTAGCATAAACCTCCATATCCAGGAGGGATTGCATTTAAATAGCAGTCAAATAAAATACTGGAAAGAACTGGCTTTATCATAATTTTCTcctaaagtgttttttttttttttgtttgtttgatataTATTGTTCAAAAATCAGGAACAGGCTAAAAGATGGTAAAGGTACTTCTCAAAAAccactgaaaacaatgaaaagaatgacAAATGAGGTGACTCCATCGTAAAAAAGAGGGCCACATACAGACATCTCCCAAAGGCTCATATTTCTGAACGGCACATTCAGTGACCTCCTGATCGGAGTGAAGACATCTAGAGCATGGCAGGAGGGGAGTCATGGAGAAAGCAAGGACTGTCCCCGTAGACGTCTAGTCTGACACATcagagtgggaagaggagatgcTAAAGCGAGGAGCTACGCTGGCAGGTCATCTCTATCACCTTCCGCCTAGTTCTAGCTACAGAACACTGACAGAGGTTATGCAAGGTGAAGAGGGAGTAGACAGTGTGACTTTCAAATTGTATTATGAAAAGCCTGTGATCTAAAGGACTTCCCCTTGTGCTGTGTTGATCTCCTGGAAACCAAAAACTGAAGGGACATGTGACTGTAGATTAGATGAGAAGGTGTTTGTGGCAGCAACTCTGCATGAAGGTTCTGAAGTGCCCCATCTCCgttccctctgcctcttcccatgGTAATCTTTAATGGAGAGTCTGATTCATTCGCTGCTCAGTCATAATCATTAAGGTAACTGTGTGGGAAGTGTGCTTGAAAATAGGTGGTGGTGATTGTTTTAGGAaagaaaggaacatgaataacaGAGGGATTAGGAGCATACATCCAAGAGAAATACCGAAGGAACTGATATGAAGCATCAGAGTTCTCCATCATCTCAAAGATGAGATATAAGGCTTCAAAATAGATTATaggttataaaataataaaaaattagaagtatttttaaagagctgAGAAAAGAAATGCAAGGGAAAACTAAAAGCATTATATAGATGAAATTCACccaagaaacaacaaaataatcaCTACAGGATTATGATGAGGCCTGGAGAAATCATACAGAATGAAATGGATATAAATATGATTATAGAGAAGACCAGTAGCAATAGAAAGatattcaaatacataaaattagtattcctgaagaaaagaacaaaataaaaacattcaaatatataaCAGAATAAAATGTTGCTGAAATGAAGACTTGAATCTATTGGAAGGGTGTGTTGTAGCTCATAAAAAGTTGATATGTAACAGTCAACACCAAGATATCTCCTGGTGAAGTAACTATATTTCAGgaacaaatgagcaaatggaCATGTAGGCAGAAAAGCaagtaatgtgtgagagaatttCAGGTCGACTTTACACTTCTCCACAGTTATACTTAATACCAGACAGAACACAGTTGGCCCTCCACCCCTAGTGTTCTACAactgtggattcaaccaaccactgttgaaaatctttttttagaaaGTTACAtcattgtcctggctggtgtagctcagtggactgagcacgggctgggaacc
This window of the Desmodus rotundus isolate HL8 chromosome 9, HLdesRot8A.1, whole genome shotgun sequence genome carries:
- the ZNF594 gene encoding zinc finger protein 594, with translation MPSLPVDSETRNKMKNWKAKMKISEEKDLARAVPEILQRQISQECGLVKTSDPEDRSLRHWVSPSEDAVKQPPSQERAIREVDLIPKKSIAGEGGHRFNEGGKILSARERSHRYDICGQSFKQKSEVTEHQKIDNIKKIYECKECGKTFNRGSSLIIHQRIHSVKKPYVCNECGKDFNQSSNLIIHQRIHTGKKPYICHECGKNFSQSSNLVRHKRIHSGENPYECKECGKAFKGSSNLVLHQRIHSGGKPYICNECGKAFNQSSDLITHHRIHTGEKPYECYECGQAFSQSSHLVTHQRIHTGEKPFKCNECEKAFRQRSRLTEHQRLHSGEKTHGCHECGKSFSGRTAFLKHQRLHTGKELECGKACTSELDLIKQQRIHREEKPYECNECGKTFRGSSDLIRHWIIHTGEKPYECSECGKAFSQRSHLITHQKIHTGEKPYQCKECGKAFRQHSLLIQHQRIHSGEKPYQCKECGKCFIWRTAFLKHRRLHTGEKLEEGEKTFGKDKLFKEEQRLHQKEKACLGNQCGRTFQSSSDLTTHQVTHTREKPYECKECGKTFSQSSDLMRHHRIHSGEKPYVCTKCGKSFRGSSDLIKHHRVHTGEKPYACLECGKAFSQNSHLISHQRIHTGEKLSECSSCGRAFSGRTAFLKHQKFHPGKELGKCERVFTQYLF